CCGGATGCCTGTTCGGCCTTGTTCATCAATTCGAGTTGCTGGGCAAGGAGGGCCTTGTTTTTTTGGATAAGCTGGCAGGCTTTGCTTCCGGAGAGTCCGTCGCCCAGGTCATCATTCCCGCTGAGGATGGCATAAGTCCTTCCGGTTTTATCCAGCATGACGACGGTAGGATTGGAGCGGTAGCGATGGGGCGGAGGTAGAGGGAAGCCTGACTGGATTTCCTCTTGTTCGGCCTTTTGTTCGTCCGTGGGACGCTGGTAGATAGGCAGGGCGACGAGGACGGAGTTGCCGGCAGCGCGTTCGAGTTCGTTTTTTTGCCAGAAAGACTCCAGCATTTTGACGCTTCGACGGTTCCAGTCAGGACCGTAGAGGTAGATCAGAACTCCTTCGTCTCCGGCTTTTTCCAGAGCCTCATGGTAGGTTTTGGCACGTTCTGCCGCCCAGGCCGACATGCAAGAGAAGGCAAGGAGAATCAGGACGGCCCGGGAAATGAAATGTATGCCCGTTGTTTTCATGGTGATGGGAACAGTTTGGATGAAAGGGATGAGGGGGTCAGGCAGCTTTTTGTCCGTAGACGAGAATAGCTCGCAACGAGAAAAAGTCTTTTTTGCCTCCGCGGACAACGCGAATGTGGCGTGCTATTGTGTTTTTACCTTTGAGATCAACGCGGATAACGGATTCTTTGACGGGGGAAGGCAGGGTTGCGGCCGGAGTCCATGAGTTGCCGTCCATTGAGGTTTCAACCTTCCAATCGTGGAGGCGGTCGTGGTTGTTTCCGGTCGTGGCGATGACAATACCGGAGAGTGTCCCGGGTTTGGACATGATGACTTCGGCCCATTCTTCTTCGTTTTTGTTGTCAGTATGGAAATTGCCTCCGCTTGTTTCGATGATGCCACCGTGTTGGAGCGGGTCTCCGTACTGTTGGGAGACGGAACTGAAGCGGACCAATCCGCCGGAAGAGAGCAGTTCTCCTGAAAAGGGCTGGAATTCCGGAAGGGAACCGGTAATACGGTCCTTATACTGTTTGCTGATACTCTGGAACGTGTCGATGTCGCGGCTGTTTTCCGCACCGATGAGGGCAGCGGCCTGCAATTTGTCCTTATCGGCTTTGTCCATGGTTGTATTGCCGACGGAGGACATGGCTAGCTCGGCAACTTTGTTACGGGTGTCGTCGTTAAGGGATTTTTCGTATTCCTGAGCCCAGGCGAGCGTTTGTGCTGCGTAGGCGGGTTTATTGAGGAGATGTTCGAAAAGGGTTTTGAAGTAGGCGACGACTGCAGGATCGGACGCCGAGAGGCTATCAGCCTGTTGCTTGAGGAATTCGTCCAGAGGCCATTTGTCGGATTCCGGCTGCTTGAGATTCTTCATGTAGGATTCGAAGGCAGTGATTTTGTCCTTTTCATCTTTGAGAAGGGCAAGCAGGCGCGGATAGACGTATTTCGTCAGAGTGACGGCACAGACTTCCGGGTGTTTGCCGGCAATGCCGAGGCAGATGCCTTCATTGAGTTTTTTCCATTTATCGACGTCGTCGGGGAAGGCTTTTTTGAGGAAGTTGGCATAGGATGTCCACGCGGCGTAGTTGAGCGGCTGGATGTCGGTGGCGAGTTCGAAAAAGTAGGGAGCCTTGGCGGCATTGTCGGTTTCGGCCATCATTTCTCCAAGGGCGGCGATCTGCATGGACAGGTTGGCGCGGTAGCCTTCCTGGAAAAAATCCTGGGTCAATTCCAGGAAGGACCATTGGGTTTCTCCCCACACGGTCCAGTGGCAGCTGTGCTTCCAGTCGATGGAGAAACAACGTTGCCATTTGTTATTCACGCGGATGGCAAATGCGCAATGGCCGGGTTCTCCCATCGTAAGGGCGGCGATGCCGTTGGCGCAGGCTGAAGACGTCCCGAAAGTCGCATTGCCGCCGCAGACGGAACCGATATCGCGTGTTTGCTTGCTGTAGTTTTCGGGGTAGATGGATTCGAACGGTTTGTAATAGTCCTGACCGTGGATACTGTCGCCGAAGATGTTTTCCAGACGGTAGGGAACCTGGCATGCGGCCATGGGATAGGACCCCTCCTGAAGAGTGCAGTTTTCCCGGAGCCACCTAAGAGTGGTGGCGGAACCGAAGCCGCTGTTTTGAGGACGGGTACCGCAGACGATGCGCATATCCCAATCCTGCAATTGGTCAAACGTAGCATTGAGCTCTCCTTCTTGCCAGCTGGAGGAAAAGTAGTCGTAACGGACTTTGGCCATGCTGTACGGATCGCTGCCTTCCTTGTCGTAGCATTCCGCCCTTCCGAATTCCGCAGCGATCGCCGTCGCTATTTTTCGCTTCATCGGGTTGGTGGGAATTTGCGGGTCGTGCGCAACGAGATTGACGAGGAAGTCGAGCCCTTGCGCCGTTTTCTGATTGGCTCCGGCATACACGAAACTTTCGATCCAGTTCAGATTGTTCATGAACTGGGAAACGATGGAGCCGTGTTTCGGATCCGATGCCAGTTTTTTGAAGAGCTGGGAGTCTGCATTTTTCAGGAAGATCCATTGGGCTATATCCAGCCTTGCCTGCGGTGAGTTGAGGAGCAGCAGGACATTGAGATCCTGATTCTTGGGATTCTTTACCTTGAAGAGGAGTCTGTCGGGGAGTTTTTTCAGGACATCCTTGGGGGTGGCCCAGTCTCGGCCGGTAAAGGATTTCCCGGTGAAAGGCGCGTTGGCTTTAAGGGAAACTTTGTCGATATACGAGAGGAGTTGAGCAATTTGTTCCGGAGTACGAGTCAGGGAGTGGATGGGGAATTTTTCGTATTTGGCAGCGAAGGGGAATTTCTTTTGCATCATGGCTTCGTGTTCCTTGCGGGCACGTTCCTCTTCCTGTTTGGCCTTTTCTTTTGCCTCTTCCTCTTCGCGTTCCCGGCGTTCTTCTTCCAATGCTTTTTTACGGGCGGCTTCTTCTTCTTCGCGTTCCTTGCGCTCGCGGTCGAGTTCTTCCTGTTTTTCGCGCTCCTTGCGTTCCTTATCCTCTTTGGCTTTGCGGGCCTTTTCCAGAAGTTCCCGTTCGATACGTGCTTTTTCTTCAGCCTTTTTCTGGGCGAGGGCCTGTTCTTTCTTGAGCTTCTCCTGATGAGCTATTTTATCTTTTTGCTGTTTACTCTGATAGATGTTGTAACCGACGATAGCAACTCCGGCGATCAGGATCAACAGAAGCCATATCAAGGCTGCACCCCGGCGGACGGCATGGGAAAAAGAACGTTGGTTCATGGGGAAAGGAAACGATAATTCTCGTGAATACTCACCCATCAGATCCTGTTCTGTCAATGTTATTCCTCGCCCTGAAGTCTTGATGAATATTCCGGTTTTATAAAGAGGGAAAACGCTGCCTGTTTCTGCATTTCTCCAGAAATATGCAAACTGACGTCATCCCGGTTTGAATCTTGTCCTGCGTGGAGTATGGACTTCGCATGTTTCGGACTAAAGATCTGCTCGTGGTCACCTCTCTCCCGGAGGAGAAAGTCCCCTTGTGGACGCGCGACTATATTCTGGCTTGTTGTTCCAACTTGATGATGGGTCTTGCCTTCTTTGAACTGGTTCCCGTCCTTCCCTTGTATTTGACGGGTACTCTGCGTGTCTCTTCCGGTTGGCTGGGATGGATCATGTCGATTTATGTGGTTGCGGCCATTATATCCCGCCCCTGGTTTGCCCAGAAGGTCGATACGGGGGACCGTAAAAGAATTTATATCGTTGTATATGTTCTTCTGGCCCTCTCCTTTTCCGGTTATGCTGTGGCGACGACGGCTTTGTTCGTGTTGTTGACACGTTTTGTCCAAGGGGTGATATGGGGAGGGATGACGACATCGGGGCCGACTTTGGCCGTCGATATCATTCCGCCTTCACGACGTGGGGAGGGATTGGGATTCTTCGGCATGACGATGACGCTGGGCATGTGTCTGGGACCTGTGATCGGTCTTGAGTTCTACCAGAAAAACGGGTTTGAATTTATTACGTGGACATCGTTGGTTTTGTGTTTGTGCGGCGCCGGGATTGCCTCTCTGATCCGTGCTCCGAGAGCTCCCCGTCAGGAAGCCGTCCGGGAAACGCCCGGAAGTGTTCTGGATCGGCTTGTGCTGCGTGTTGGTATTCCTTTGGCTGTCAATGTGATGATGGCTTCCTTCTCCTATGGAGTCGTAGCGGTGTATTCGGCCTTGTACGGCAAGATGTACGGCTTCCGTTATGCCGGCTTGTTTTATGCCTTGATGGGGGCAGGCATGTTGATTTCACGATTTATTGTCGGGCGGCAGATTGATCGTGGTCGAGTGGCGGAGTTGTCTGTCATTTCCCTATCTATTCTGACGTTTAGCTTTGCATCGCTTGCTTTGTTCCCTCTGGAGGGGATTTATTATGCATCGGCCATACTGATCGGCTTTGGATTCGGTATCTTTATCCCCACGTTTCAAACAATGAAGCTGAACATGGCGGACCGCGGGCATCGGGGCGCGGTGAATTCTACGTTCTTTACGGCTTTTGATATCGGAGTTGGGGCTGGAATGTTTTTCGGGGGGAAGATTTTTGCATGGTTGAGCTTGAACTGGGCATTTGGCGTGGGTGCCATGCTTAACCTCTTGGCAATTGTCTATTTTTATCGGATTTCCCTGGATCACTACCGACGGAACAAACTTGGCGTGGATTCGGAATGACCGAACTCTCCGGGAAAATAAGAACCCCGCCGAAATAAAGCCGGCGGGGCTCTTATTTACTACCTATGAAATACAGAGCGCCGAATAAAGGGGGAAACATGGCTCTCTCCTTCCAGACTCCCCTAGGTTCTCTGTTACTGCATTTGACATCGATTTTTTGGAAAATGTTCAAAAAAAAAGAATGGTTTTTTTTACTGGAGCAAATTCTTGACTACGGGGCGCGAGCCAGCATGATAGCCACGTTATGCGCATTTTGACCGGATTGCAACCTAGCGGAATTGTTCACATTGGCAATTATTTCGGAGCCATGGAACCGGCCGTACGCCTGCAGGAGCAGGGGGAGGCATTTTATTTCATTGCCGATTACCACGCAATGACGACTGTCCATGAACCGGAAAAACTCCGTGAGTTCGTCCGTGGTCTGGCGATGGATTTCCTGTCTGTCGGTCTGAACCCGGAACGTTGCGTCTTTTTTCGCCAGTCGAGTATTCCGGAAGTGAATGAACTGTCGTGGATTCTCGGTAGCGTTTGTCCGATGGGGCTTCTTGAACGTTGCCACTCGTACAAGGATAAGCTTGCCAAGGGTTTTTCCCCCAGCTATGGGCTTTTTGCTTATCCCGTGTTGATGGCAGCGGATATTCTTCTGTACGATTCAGACCAGGTGCCCGTCGGAAAGGATCAGAAGCAGCATGTAGAAGTGACTCGCGATTTGGCCGGCAAATTCAATGAACAGTTTGGCGAGGGATTGCTGAAGTTGCCTGATCCGATTATTGCTGAAAGCACGGCTGTCGTTCCTGGCCTGGATGGTCAGAAGATGAGCAAGAGTTACGGTAATACCCTTCCCATTTTCGGAGATGAGAAACCGTTGCGCAAGCTGGTGATGCGGATTCCGACGGATTCTACCCCTCTGGAGGATCCCAAGCCGGTGGATGGATCGGTTATTCTTCAACTGTACAAGCTGTTTGCCTCCGCAGATGACTATTCCTCCATGGTGGATGATTTCAAGAAAGGCGGTTGTGGGTATGGGGACTTCAAGAAGCGCTTGTTTGACGCTTACTGGGAGTATTTCCGCCGTGCTCGTGAACGGCGTGCCGAGTTGGAAAACAATCCGGATTATGTGGATGAAGTTCTTGCCCAAGGGGCGGAACGGGCGCGTGTGGAAGCGGCCAAGGTGATGGATCGTGTTCGGAAGGCCGTGGGGTTAAGATAAAAGCGGGAGCGATTTGCTCTTGATTTGTTTCAAGCGCCGCAGGGATCACTGATCTTCTGCGGCGCAATTTTTTTGAGGTATGGCGGAGTCTGCCTACCGGAAGAGTTGTTCCGACCGGTTGTCTGGAACTGGTGAGGGGATAGTATTTTTTGAAGCGGATGGATAATTTTATGTAAATATATATTTTTTCAACAACAGGTGAAGTTGTTTTTGAATTGCAGATTTTTATAATGAAATGAATATTTCCATGTGTTCGATTTGGAAATTCAATTTGATAGATTCGGAATATATGGATTTTTGATATTGGAGAAATATGCTTGTATTTTATCCATTTAAATCGATATTTTTAAAAATATTGAAGTTTTGTAAGCCTTATGTTGTTCGTATTTGGAAAGATATTTTTTGAGATATTTTGCTGTGTAATAACTAACTTATAATTATTGTGTTATTGTTTTTTAATGGGGTGTTTTATGGTTATTGTAGTATCTTACATTGAGGCTATTTTCAAGTTGTTGTTTATTCTTGATAATGGTGTATTAAAGTGTTAATTAAAATAAACAGTATTTTTCTTTTTGCGATGAAACTCAGACTACCTCTTCTTTTAGCTGCGGCCGTTATGGCTTGCTATTCCCATGTTTCCTTTGGTGCGGATCCTTCGTCTTCCGGAGGTTTCAGTATCAATATCTGTACGGGGGACTCTGCCTCCGTAAGCGGAACGGATGAAATCGGAATGGTCGGCGTTCAGGCCGATAACTGGTTCAATTGGACTCCTGCCGCAGCCAATACTCCCGTGGGTATCACCAAAGACAATGCCGGAGCAGCTCTTTCGGGGGTAACCATTTCGACAACAAGAACGAACACATGGGGACCGAGTTCGGCCAATAAAACGACCGAGACGGATAAGCTTCTCTCTACCTATCTCGATGC
This is a stretch of genomic DNA from Akkermansia sp. N21116. It encodes these proteins:
- a CDS encoding discoidin domain-containing protein is translated as MNQRSFSHAVRRGAALIWLLLILIAGVAIVGYNIYQSKQQKDKIAHQEKLKKEQALAQKKAEEKARIERELLEKARKAKEDKERKEREKQEELDRERKEREEEEAARKKALEEERREREEEEAKEKAKQEEERARKEHEAMMQKKFPFAAKYEKFPIHSLTRTPEQIAQLLSYIDKVSLKANAPFTGKSFTGRDWATPKDVLKKLPDRLLFKVKNPKNQDLNVLLLLNSPQARLDIAQWIFLKNADSQLFKKLASDPKHGSIVSQFMNNLNWIESFVYAGANQKTAQGLDFLVNLVAHDPQIPTNPMKRKIATAIAAEFGRAECYDKEGSDPYSMAKVRYDYFSSSWQEGELNATFDQLQDWDMRIVCGTRPQNSGFGSATTLRWLRENCTLQEGSYPMAACQVPYRLENIFGDSIHGQDYYKPFESIYPENYSKQTRDIGSVCGGNATFGTSSACANGIAALTMGEPGHCAFAIRVNNKWQRCFSIDWKHSCHWTVWGETQWSFLELTQDFFQEGYRANLSMQIAALGEMMAETDNAAKAPYFFELATDIQPLNYAAWTSYANFLKKAFPDDVDKWKKLNEGICLGIAGKHPEVCAVTLTKYVYPRLLALLKDEKDKITAFESYMKNLKQPESDKWPLDEFLKQQADSLSASDPAVVAYFKTLFEHLLNKPAYAAQTLAWAQEYEKSLNDDTRNKVAELAMSSVGNTTMDKADKDKLQAAALIGAENSRDIDTFQSISKQYKDRITGSLPEFQPFSGELLSSGGLVRFSSVSQQYGDPLQHGGIIETSGGNFHTDNKNEEEWAEVIMSKPGTLSGIVIATTGNNHDRLHDWKVETSMDGNSWTPAATLPSPVKESVIRVDLKGKNTIARHIRVVRGGKKDFFSLRAILVYGQKAA
- the trpS gene encoding tryptophan--tRNA ligase, whose amino-acid sequence is MRILTGLQPSGIVHIGNYFGAMEPAVRLQEQGEAFYFIADYHAMTTVHEPEKLREFVRGLAMDFLSVGLNPERCVFFRQSSIPEVNELSWILGSVCPMGLLERCHSYKDKLAKGFSPSYGLFAYPVLMAADILLYDSDQVPVGKDQKQHVEVTRDLAGKFNEQFGEGLLKLPDPIIAESTAVVPGLDGQKMSKSYGNTLPIFGDEKPLRKLVMRIPTDSTPLEDPKPVDGSVILQLYKLFASADDYSSMVDDFKKGGCGYGDFKKRLFDAYWEYFRRARERRAELENNPDYVDEVLAQGAERARVEAAKVMDRVRKAVGLR
- a CDS encoding MFS transporter, which codes for MFRTKDLLVVTSLPEEKVPLWTRDYILACCSNLMMGLAFFELVPVLPLYLTGTLRVSSGWLGWIMSIYVVAAIISRPWFAQKVDTGDRKRIYIVVYVLLALSFSGYAVATTALFVLLTRFVQGVIWGGMTTSGPTLAVDIIPPSRRGEGLGFFGMTMTLGMCLGPVIGLEFYQKNGFEFITWTSLVLCLCGAGIASLIRAPRAPRQEAVRETPGSVLDRLVLRVGIPLAVNVMMASFSYGVVAVYSALYGKMYGFRYAGLFYALMGAGMLISRFIVGRQIDRGRVAELSVISLSILTFSFASLALFPLEGIYYASAILIGFGFGIFIPTFQTMKLNMADRGHRGAVNSTFFTAFDIGVGAGMFFGGKIFAWLSLNWAFGVGAMLNLLAIVYFYRISLDHYRRNKLGVDSE